The Xenopus laevis strain J_2021 chromosome 4L, Xenopus_laevis_v10.1, whole genome shotgun sequence genomic sequence ACTTAGATGCTCCTTTAGAAATATAGCATTAGAGCTTCTTGTAGCAGCTACAAATATAGTTATCCAAAAGGCTTCAGAACTAGTATTAGCTGAGATTATCTAAAAAATATTGAACGATGTTCAAAGGATACATGTCCACAATACAGTTttgctcagtggtgtaactagatattgttgggcccaacagcaaattatttttttgtcttgttttaccagtatttgtttaaattaaatacGAATCAGggtttcatggggcccctatacttcctgcccccccctgcagtcgcagggtctgtgtcctctgtagttacgcccctgttgtgcttatttaaaatataacatcTGTTGTGTAATAAATGTGTACACTATAGTTACCTTTTAACTCATCATACTATATTATTTTCCCCCCGCCCAGCTGAAAGGGAGATTGTGAGGGACATTAAGGAGAAACTTGCCTATGTGGCTTTGGACTTTGAGAATGAGATGGCAACAGCAGCTTCTTCCTCATCTCTGGAGAAAAGCTATGAGCTCCCAGACGGACAGGTCATTACAATTGGAAATGAAAGATTCCGTTGCCCAGAAACACTCTTCCAGCCATCCTTCATTGGTAAGTATTCTTCAGTGGAATTACTAACTTGATATTAAATTCCATTGTTACGGTAtcattatattatctttattgcTCTTTCTTCCAGGTATGGAGTCTGCAGGTATCCATGAGACCACTTACAACTCCATCATGAAGTGCGACATTGACATCCGTAAGGATCTCTATGCCAACAATGTTTTGTCTGGTGGTACCACCATGTACCCTGGTATTGCTGACCGTATGCAGAAGGAAATCACAGCCCTTGCTCCAAGCACAATGAAGATCAAGGTAAATAAGAGAATTGGCTACATCAAATTAAACTTTGATATGAGTTAATCATAGGTCTCATTTACAAAAATGTGGACACCTTGCTCCATGGATTGCACCTGGAAGCTCGGATCTTTGTAGTCCTAGAATGGAGCACAAATTGCTTCACATTTGCACTGAATACAGTCCTGTCTACAATAGTCAGTGCTACATTTGGGGGCCAATGGTGGGCAGCTCATAGGTAAGCCCAGCAATGTTTCCGAGCTTGCATGCCATTAAGACATTGACTTGAAGGTGCAAGAGAGCCCTGTTCATAACGCCTACCTATGGTAGGATAGACTCACCTTGTTATTGAATCAAGAGATTCAAGAGTCCATTGATCCCTTTTACACTTTGTAACTGTGTGCTTTTTCTTCTCCTCAGATTATTGCTCCCCCAGAACGTAAATATTCTGTATGGATTGGAGGCTCCATCCTTGCCTCTCTCTCTACCTTCCAACAGATGTGGATCACCAAGCAGGAATATGATGAGGCTGGCCCCTCAATTGTGCACAGAAAGTGCTTCTAATTATGTTCAATCGCTCTGTGTACAATTGTCACAAATATGTAcgaaattacaaaaataaatttgctaTAAACATTAAAACTCTCAGCTCTTTTTATATATTCTATGCAAAATGTATAGTAATGGAATTGGAGACTGGTGCCTTCTGTTCTTTTTCTAACATAAGATGGTGAGAAAGCATATTTGACTGTCCTTGTTCTTTCAGTTATACAAAAACCGATAATAGAACAGTGAGTAGTTCACTTTCTATATTTTATGAGAAAAGACGCCTCATGTGGCAGTGACAAATTCTAAGTCTATGGAGTCTGCAGTATGGTGCCAAGAGTTGTCATTTACACAGCCAACCACTggcataacatatatatatatatacatatatatatatatatatatatacacacacatacatacacagggCCCACCACTGGATGTTgccaccccttggatgttgctcccagtggcctcaaagcagctgcttattttcaaattccaagcttggagacaagttttggttgtataaaaaccaggtgcactgccaaacagagccctaatgtaggttgacaatccacataggggttaccaaatggtcttttacttctgaatgttgctcacgggttcaaaaggttagggatccctgttctagagaaTGGCAACCATACAGGCACCCTTGAACCACCCCCTAAAGCTACCACCCTAGGCATGAGCCCTGTGCTGGAGCATATATGGTAAATACAGGCCTGGGTAAAGATTCATAATAGAAGAGGGAAATTCTTCCCATTTATAAAGCACAACTAAGGCCTCATTTTGAATGTGCAGTTTTGTTCTCCAGTACTCAAATGACCCCACtattaaaatagagaaaaaaattttggggattATGGTCTCCACAAATGTAAAGAAGCGGTAATGGCTGAGGAAGTGCCGAGTACAGAGGCACGAAACTCGTACGTTTTTGCACACTCACTGTCAAATTGATCTCACATTGTATGTTACAATAAAGCAGCATTGTTATCAATATTACCGTCTTCAGTGTGGATGTGACGGTCAGCGCTCACTGCGAGTatctgtttttgtaaattatgGTCTCAGCCTGACAACCACAGGCCTGTAAATCTGACATATGTGGTGGGGaagttatttaaatgttttttaatggacCACAGGAACAGGATTATGTTCTAGAGGATAGCAACTACATAGGCATCCTGGAAACCACCCCCTAAAGCTGCCCCCCTTGGCATGGGCCCTAGGGTGGGcttatatggtaaatacagccctgggtaTAGATTTCATAAGAGGGATATTCTACTGCCGCTTaaggggcatgtaaaggcaaaaaaataaaatcccgtttttactttctttaatgaaaaagaaacctatctccaatatactttaattaaaaaaatgtgtgcagtgaaattctcccttaatttactgctgtggataggaattgtcagacggtccctaactgctgagcagggaaacaatcatacttttgaacagcagggggagcccccgccttacttcccagctttTCAGAACTccaacagctttgtttgtttccctgttttgataattgatgacgatccctaagcatcccagaccacactgagcatgtgcacagtcttggtcttgaaaagatgtttaacaaagttacaagatgacagccccctgtggccaactttgaaagcataaatcatttgtttgattaggcttgtggtacagtaagttcatgttcagtatataaaatacagcatttctagccttattctattttagactttccttgtcctataaGCGTATTTAATGCATCTGGTGGGGTCAACCCACTCTGCCTCccactgtatattgtttttagaATGTGGGGATATTGCTCTTGTAAGTCACTATACCATTAATTAAAAGTGTATGTGCAACATTTAATGCACAAGCTGATACAGAGAGTCTAATGATACTGGCATACACTGTGTTTTGCTAGCTAGCAGAGAATAACCTGAATACAGCCTGAAACAACAAATACAGGCAGTTGTCAACCAAAAGCATAATTAGTGCATTGTAATAATTACCTCTGTTAGGAAAATTCCATAAGAGATATGGCACAGAGGGAATATTGGCTACTAATGGTTAGCAACAAAATGCCATCACACAATATTTCATGAAAAGCACTTATAGTGGCAGAACAGATAAGGCGAACCTTTGCGTGCGAGTGGTTTGCCATGGCAGTCTGTCTGTCATTGCAGTTTTCATTTGATATAATCAGAAAGGGACACTTTAGCCACCGTTGTTTCCCTAGATATTAGTGGCAGTAAATTCACAACTCACTTGTCACAGCCCTTTgctgataggctgtgcaaaataaaaaatgttttcaattaggTTTGCACCaaaacactattttggattcggctaaaccccccccccaatcctaatttgaaaagtcacatgattttaaggattctgtctggccgaataccgaaacaaatTCTGATTTGGTGCACctctatttttaaaatagtaaggcaaaattgaatatataaaggttggagtgactggatgtctaacataataatcATAACACTGCTtccttggtttccattgattggttaacACGCAATCAGTGACTTTAGATGGGGGGAGGCACacgagtcataactgttgcttttgaatctgagctcaatgccgaggatcaattgtaaactcactaaacagttatgtcccatgtggtcccccttaaagccattgactaactcagaattagagagctgcaaagcaggaagtagtgttctggctactatgttagacatccaatcactccagactttatacattacatttttggctaactagctatattagaaacattttttattttgcacaacctatctatttaccagtttttatttttacacttaacggTTTCTTTAAAAGCTGTATTTCTCTTTAAAAGCTGCCCATTTCGCATTAAGGCACTGTTTCTCCACTTTATTCTAATCTCTGATGTCCCATGAGGTTGAACGGACAAAAACCCCCACTGGATAGGAATTCTGCTTAAACCccttaccccatatgtaataaaaagcactaagtttgcccaggagcaataacccatggcaaccaataagatgtttacatttgaacaggtgaccagtaaatggtaaCTGCTGAtagattgccatgggttactgctcctgggcaaacttagtggctataattaaataacccccttatatgtAAGAGCCCTTCTACTGCCATAAACATTCCAAGCATTAGCTTTTATACATGTTAATAAGCCATTCAGATAAAGGATAACTGATCCTGTTTTGCCCTGCTGAATGTTTATCTAGAATCCATAAAACAAGTGAAGGCTTCGACTGTTCAACAAAAAGGAAATAGGCagaatttcaggaaaaaaacttgtCAATAAAACTGCACTAATTTACACAATATTACAAATATGTTCTACTTTATTACgacgacagtatcccttaataGAAAACAGCTTGGTTTAAATAGGTGGCAATATAGAAGTCGCAAACTTTGAGAAAATAATGGCAAATAAATTTAGATACCAAATCTCAGACATGGCTACTTGCAATATAATGGAAGATTCAGCCAAAACTCGGTATTGGTCAATAGCCATTTATATTGATTACACAAATGAATATGTGCCTTCACTGACTGCATAATGCATTTAACTTTTAAACCCAATTACCATTTGCCTCTTTATTGAcggtttacaatttttttttttttttagcataaaatagtccGGTTTCCAATGAGAATTTATTTACCATTAAAACAAAATTGTGTGGCGTGTGAATTACACGCATGTGCACAGTAGCAAAGCAATCAAACAACTAAATataaaaaggggaaaatatagagaaacaaaaaaaaaaaaaaaaacacaactgctCTTTTCAACCCCTCCCATGTCCATCCTTTCTTTAGTGACAGCAACCTGCACAATGTCCTGTGTGTGAGTGAGGGGTGTCTCCAAACTTTGTTCTTTTGCTTAAAATCTCATAGGTGCAGTCATCGCTGCAGCAACCAGATACACTTGGAGATGTCTCATCTATTTCAAATCTAAAAGGAGAGAAGATGACCAAACACATGAGGCAAAAAGAGGAATTGCAGCGAAGATATGTAAATTAGAGACACTTACTGTAAGGCATCTCTGAAGAACTGGTAAGCACCGTGATTGTGTTTAAACACTGTAAGGACAACTTTCTTCATCTGTGTGCTAGAAATAGTTAAGAAAGGGTTTGAACCTGGATGCAGAACATGGTTGGGATAAAATGACAGCAGCTTTAATAAGTGGCGATTGACATAATATAGAAATAATTTGCAACAGGGCAGAGCATTgaatcaaaaaaaagaaaatggaatccCATGCATCAACGCCAACAACTCTGTGCGGAGgggttgttttttaatttataaacagAAAATGACCCTCTTGTTTCTATGAAGTGCGCTGCAAAGATAGCAAATGTGGAGATATTAATTATCCCAAAATTGTCTTTATCTTAAATTTGAGATGcaaccaatgtgtttttttttttttaaactaaatcttCCATAAAAGATTTGATCCAACATTGAACCGATCCTAAAccttgcatatttaaatttgataaaaacactAATCTGAATTAAAGTTTGGCAAGCTTAAGTTAtccagtgttttaaagttatgtgacGTATCAGACTTAATTTGTCAAAAATCCTGCAAAAATGTGATTTAGCAGAATTCCAAACTAAATGTACTCTGTGCATCccaatgataaataaggagaaaaacttTAAAACACTGACACAAGCCAGCTGTGTACTTTTATCCAAATGAAGGCAGCTATACGTGGGTTGTTATTACGGTTTAATTTTGCTTACTAACCTATTTGCCATTAGCTGTAGGATCTGTACCAGGAACTTGCCTACTCCTTTCCTGCGGACACGGGTCTCTAACTGAACTTCATAGctggaaaagagaagaaaaaaggcGAAGTGTTGGCAGCCTTATCATCTGAAACAATAGAATAGTTGGTGGAGCATaccataatacaataataataataataataaagaagatgatgatgatgttgcTCTCTGCAGGGGTCACCCATGAGATACCCAAGTAGTACGCAAGTAAAGAGATGCAGGGCACTCAAActatgaaaaatatgtatttatgtaaaagCTTGCCTTTACTCATCACCTGTAACAGcggtttttccaaaatttcaAAATTACCCTAAcgaccatgccttgatttgaataagagactggactatgaataggagaggcctgaatagaaagatgagaattagccattccataacatattaaaagttaccttaaaaaggtgaaccaccctttaaggcaCTTATTTTAATGTGAGTGTAAATTATGTTAAATAAAGTGGTACCCTATAAGAACAACGTAAAGGAATTATTCATCTTTAAATAGatagttaatttttaatatgctTTTGTTTCTCTGGATTTTtatgaaaaccaaaaataaaaacctttaaatcaAATCATTATACAACAGCAGTGTCGTTGCTGTTTAATTTCTTATGAATAAATGCCCTGGTCTATTCCAGTAACAGCCAACAGCTTCAGTGGGCTCTCGTGTAGGCTTTAGAAATTTCGTTCACAGCGGAGTATAGTTGCCCTTGGGCAGCTGCCTCAATCCAACCACTCTGTGCCTTTTCAAATTTTTGGGGCAGCCCAAGGGAAGTAAAATACAGTGCAGCAGTATGCACTTCCTGGCTTAAAACAGAAAGGTGCAAGAGTAATGCCGTCCTTTTcatagtaacttttcaattggtcttcattgtttttttttacttcacttTCTTTGACTCATATCTGTGAAGCTACAATCTCATCActgacactttttattacttctctttctattcagaacctcTCCAATTCATTGTTCAGTGCCTCATTTAAACTCTGCCAGATTGCTAGGGCAAAGGgggccctagcaactagatagctgttgaaattccaaactaaaaagctgctgaacaaaaagcaaaataacacacaaaataaaaaccaattgccaaAGTCTTACAATGAATGTCTACAACATCCTAAAGTTAATCTAAAtgcgaactacccctttaatacctGTATTTAAGTGCTAACAGCAACAAGTAATGGACtcaaacaggcagacggcacttctggaataggtttattggggttgctgctgtaaaacctaacacgtttcgggagtaaatcccttaatcataggtagcAATTCATTATCAACAGCTGGGTTTTTATACAAAAAGTAACAGTGACCCCTAGAGGACTCTCAATAAAATCActcctttatttaaatatatataaaaaaaaaaaacttttactagtTGAAACtgttaaaaagattaaaaaccaAACAATCTGCAAATATTGATATCTTATTGAGGATGATCCTGATcaatataatacatttctctTGTTGAGGTCATAAATGTTTTAAGGAAAAGGCAGGGGAGATGAGGAAGGGTATCTATCCTTTTTTCTGAGTAATACATAGCACTTGAACTCTTCTAGATAGGGCCCTCTTTCCTTCTGGGGATCCATATACTCTTGTATCTAGTATAAATAACTTATATCATGTCTATAATTTAGATCGTTAGGGATTCTGGTATCCAATTTAAGGATCCAGAAAGCCTCTCTAAGATTTAATCTGTAAATGACATCCCCTCCTCTACTAGGTacttttactttttcaattaccttAATTAGATCCTTTATCCCATTTAGTgagcatattttaaaatgtttaccgACCGGGGTGGTCTCCTCCTTATTGGTTATGCTCCTAATAGGCTCCCTTATTCTTTCTTTCAGCATACGGGATGTGCGACCAACATACTGTTTATTACAGTGATTGCACTCAAGGAGATATACAACGTTTCTGGTATTACAATTGTAAAACCCTATGTTTTTGAAAACCTGTCCTGTTTTATTGGATTTAAAATCAGGACCCATCAGGATAACTTGacacatcttaaggtggccatacacagaccgagtcggcagtttattggcccgtgtatgggggcccccgacgggcttccccgatcgagatctggccgaaagtcggccagatctcgatcggatggggttaaaaatcccgtcggatcgcggccgcatctgttcgttgatgcggtcccgcgatccgactgcccgtttgcgaacgtgaaggatccgatcgttgggccctagggcccacgatcggatcagaccgatattgcccacctcaaggtgggcatatcggagggagatccgctcgtttggccatacacggatagatccgccaaacgagcggatctatccgtgtatggccacctttacacgtTTTTGCCCCACAACTATATGTGCCTTTCACTGTTAGCCAATTATCAGCTACATTAGGTGGGACCGATGAAACTTGACTGGGGGCCAGCATTTTTCCTAAAGTGGGGGGCCTTTCTTGGGACACATTTAATATCGGTTTGAGCCAAAATTTCTGACATTTTAAATGTCTCCTTCTAGAATcggtaaatattttttaacaatctTACAGATTTGCCCATACTCCTCACTACAATCAGTGACAAAAAACATCTTTTGTTGTTGGTTGCCCATCTCCATGCCGTCTGTTTCTGTCTGGGTAACCCTTCATTTTTCTCTTCCCAATGCAGGTGCTGTTTTCGCTTTCTCATATGCGGTTCTGATAAGTTGATTAGGGTATCCTCTGTCTTTCAATCTATCCCCCAACTGTTTCGATTGAAGATCAAATGTAGCATCCTGACTACAATTTCTGCGGAACCTGACAAACTGACTATAAGGGATGCTATTTAGGGTGTGTTTCGGGTGATagctattatattttaaaatagtgtTGCCTGCCGTCGGTTTCCTGAAAATTTCCGTATCAATCATTTTAGTACATGGATTCCCTTTTAAAGTGAGATCCAAAAAGCAAATTTTCTCATTGTGATATTCAAGTGATAATTGAAGGTTGTAGTGGTTAGTGTTAAGGTATTGATGAAATTCATCAATTGAACCCAAAGGGCCGTTCCATATGAACAGCAGGTCATCGATATACCTTTCGTACCACACTATGTGATGCCGAAAGGGGTTAGCACATCCATAGACATGGCACTGCTCCCATCGACCCATGTAGAGGTTGGCATACGAGGGGGCAAATGACGCCCCCATGGCAGTgccacgtctctggaggtagtAACCCCCTTCGAAGTGAAAAAACAGCAACAAGCACCCCTTACCAGTAAAGAACTTCATCTCCACATTCCACATCGAATCTAAAATGCACAAATGCAACTAGAGCAGCAAGCTCATCTCTGGCAATGAGATACCAGGCACGCTCATCTGTCAGTTCTTCTCTCTTCTCCCTTTCTTTCCATCCCCACTCACTCTGCTCATACCTATAGAACAAAATCATGGTGTCAGTGCTTCATGAACCCTCAGTACTGCCCCATAAGGAGAGTACATTGCAAACATGTTACATTCACTGCATATTAGAGTCAAACTTACAAAAGCTGCATGTTTGTCTTGGTGAGTTCAAAAGCCCAGTCTATAGTCTTCTGATCCAAATCAGACACTTTGCAACACTCTATTGAAAGATTTAACCTGGGGGATTGGAGAGAAACAAACTATCTGAATTACAGACACTAAACTATACTTATATACTATTCTCCTATACAGCAAACATTCACTCACCCATTCCTGTCAAATTTCTTGAAAACAGGAAAAGCACCAAGAGGGTCTCCTAACTAAAGAGAGAAATGATAGAATTAAACAGGAAGTAGAATAATGctcaatacagtatatgtagaagaatttgttttaaaacaagAAACACAATGTGGAAACAATAAAGGAAATGGGGTGACCCTGGTTAGCATTGCTGGCTTGGTCAGTTCAAATCTCTTTGACCCTCCGTTTTCATGGCTGTAATTGGGAAATAAAGCCGCTAGTTGGTAGGGAGCCGGATATGAGTTCACGAAAATAGTACTCATTCTTCCTCTGTCATATTATTCTCCCAAATATGTTTTAATAGGCagtgcttcttaaagggatactgtcatgggaaaacatgttttttttcaaaacacatcagttaatagtgctgctcaagcagaattctgcactgaaatccatttttcaaaagagcaaacagattttttttatatttaattttgaaatctgacatggggctagacatattgtcagtttcccagctgccccagtcatgtgacttgtgccagcactttgggatggaactactttctggctggctgttatttctcctacttaatgtaactgaatcagtctcagtgggacttggcttttactattcagtgctgttctaagatctaccaggcagtcgCTATCTTGTGTcaaggagctgctatctagttaccttcccattgttcttttgttaggctgctgggaggggggggtgatatcactccaacttgccatacagcagtaaagagtaactgaagtttatcagagcacaagtcacatgactgggaaacggacaatatgtctagccccatgtcagatttcaaaatttaatataa encodes the following:
- the naa40.L gene encoding N-alpha-acetyltransferase 40 — translated: MGRKSVRAKEKKQKRLEERAAMAAVCAKVQAANQLGDPLGAFPVFKKFDRNGLNLSIECCKVSDLDQKTIDWAFELTKTNMQLLYEQSEWGWKEREKREELTDERAWYLIARDELAALVAFVHFRFDVECGDEVLYCYEVQLETRVRRKGVGKFLVQILQLMANSTQMKKVVLTVFKHNHGAYQFFRDALQFEIDETSPSVSGCCSDDCTYEILSKRTKFGDTPHSHTGHCAGCCH